A stretch of Pseudomonas sp. LRP2-20 DNA encodes these proteins:
- a CDS encoding MFS transporter, whose product MYGLNLNRETRALALAHGFSKCGEFAFETAFAVAVVTLADADLLLIGVSYFFRYIPSVVFSPLGGWLADNGEKKCTLLAADLAKSIVGLVFFAVYSAYGVSTYYLPLVIGLAMIITALDCLHAPTFRAFFPEFVEKESLASINSGLQVIEDAASIIGPLIFSLFVLFLSREATFLFFTGCLSFSAFCIAGFKASEPCARQTFHGGAMIRDAVCNVRKLKTFNAPLFAVISCTTVCAMFATAVLRFVLPASVLEQFDSEAAVGYVFALLAAGTVLGGVLYIRFNKCTTSQLVLRYWVLYGALFFTAAVALQFNSWLFLLILFVVGFIGAFVDIAIVTNVQCLSNDHEVGRNFSLYYFSAVMGDAVSGLVASLVFVIAGPATLIWMTLMLFITPMPWALAGRAREAIEKSSAKRPS is encoded by the coding sequence ATGTATGGGCTTAACCTAAATCGCGAAACGCGTGCTCTCGCGTTGGCGCACGGCTTTTCAAAATGCGGCGAATTTGCGTTTGAAACTGCTTTTGCTGTAGCAGTCGTAACGTTGGCCGATGCTGATCTATTATTGATAGGTGTTTCTTATTTCTTTCGCTACATTCCGAGTGTGGTATTTTCGCCTCTGGGTGGCTGGTTGGCAGATAATGGCGAAAAAAAGTGCACCTTGTTGGCGGCAGACTTGGCGAAGAGTATCGTGGGGCTTGTGTTCTTTGCCGTGTATAGCGCATATGGCGTGTCCACTTACTACTTACCGCTGGTAATAGGTTTGGCGATGATCATAACGGCGCTCGACTGCCTTCATGCGCCGACTTTTCGTGCTTTCTTTCCCGAGTTTGTCGAAAAAGAAAGCCTCGCGTCGATCAATAGTGGTCTTCAGGTTATTGAAGATGCAGCATCAATAATAGGGCCACTGATCTTCTCACTGTTTGTACTATTTTTGTCCCGAGAGGCTACGTTTCTCTTCTTCACCGGTTGCCTGAGCTTTTCAGCGTTCTGTATCGCCGGATTCAAGGCCTCTGAGCCATGTGCGCGGCAAACCTTTCATGGAGGGGCCATGATCCGTGATGCGGTTTGCAATGTGCGGAAGCTCAAGACCTTTAATGCACCATTGTTTGCCGTCATCAGCTGCACCACGGTCTGCGCAATGTTCGCAACTGCCGTGCTTCGCTTCGTGCTTCCTGCATCTGTGCTGGAGCAGTTCGATTCCGAAGCTGCGGTTGGCTATGTGTTTGCACTGCTTGCAGCTGGCACCGTACTGGGTGGTGTACTTTATATTCGATTCAATAAATGCACTACTTCACAGTTGGTGCTGCGGTACTGGGTTTTGTACGGCGCGCTATTTTTTACGGCAGCTGTGGCGCTTCAGTTCAATAGTTGGCTTTTCCTGTTGATTCTTTTTGTGGTCGGATTCATCGGTGCATTTGTCGACATCGCCATTGTCACTAACGTTCAATGCCTGTCGAATGATCATGAGGTCGGCAGGAATTTTTCTCTCTACTACTTCAGCGCGGTTATGGGGGACGCGGTTTCGGGGCTGGTTGCCAGCCTAGTCTTCGTGATTGCGGGGCCTGCCACTTTAATATGGATGACGCTCATGCTCTTCATTACACCCATGCCCTGGGCCTTGGCTGGACGTGCTCGTGAAGCTATCGAAAAAAGCAGTGCAAAGCGCCCGAGTTGA
- a CDS encoding copper chaperone PCu(A)C, which yields MAVSLQPIKRGLAAIALLGLALPALAQTTVSDAWVRASVPHQPSTGAFMTLTASSDSTLVGVASPVAKTVQVHEMTMNGDVMGMKEVKAVALPAGKPVSLDPNGYHVMLMGLTQQVKEGEKVPLTLTIEDAKGAKETVEVQAEVRPLNAEAGAGHDHMHMNH from the coding sequence ATGGCAGTATCACTGCAACCGATCAAGCGCGGCCTGGCCGCCATCGCTTTGCTGGGCCTGGCCCTGCCAGCCCTGGCGCAGACCACCGTGAGCGACGCCTGGGTACGCGCCAGCGTGCCGCACCAGCCGTCCACCGGCGCCTTCATGACCCTTACCGCCAGCAGCGACAGCACGCTGGTCGGCGTGGCTTCGCCGGTGGCCAAGACCGTGCAGGTGCACGAGATGACCATGAACGGCGACGTGATGGGCATGAAGGAAGTCAAGGCCGTGGCACTGCCAGCCGGCAAGCCGGTGAGCCTGGACCCCAATGGTTACCACGTGATGCTGATGGGCCTGACCCAGCAGGTGAAGGAGGGCGAGAAGGTCCCGCTGACCCTGACCATCGAAGATGCCAAGGGCGCCAAGGAAACCGTCGAGGTGCAGGCAGAAGTACGCCCGCTCAACGCCGAGGCCGGCGCCGGGCATGATCACATGCACATGAATCACTGA